DNA sequence from the Oncorhynchus clarkii lewisi isolate Uvic-CL-2024 chromosome 9, UVic_Ocla_1.0, whole genome shotgun sequence genome:
cattccagggtttttctttatttgtattattttttacattatagaataatagtgaagacatcaaaactatgaaataacacatatggaatcatgtagtaaccaaaaaagtgttaaacaaatcaaaataaatattatatttgagattcttcaaagtagccacccctttgccttgatgacagcttcgcattctctcaaccagcttcatgaggtagtcagctggaatgcttttcgaacagtcttgaaggagttcccacatatgctgagcacttgttgaactgcttttccttcactctgcggtccaactcatcccaaaccatctcaattgggttgaggtctctGATTTTACTTATTATCATTTATATcatgttgtttacactgttccaaacgaGCAGAAAACTAAttttgtaatctaacagcacctgtttgtcTCACATAATATGCACGCAGCTCTCGCTCCCATGCCCTCCCTTTCTTGATCTTCTTCTTCTCCTATTACAATTATTGTtatgatcatcattataataggtaatgtcattatcattagttgGTTTCTTGTATAACCACCATTGAGCCTTTAGGCCTTAGAGCCCGTCCTCTTTAGTCTTAGTACTGTAACTTACTTAGGCTTATTTCAATaaataggctactgtatcaatcaatGAATCGTTCGCTCATGTCATCATACAAGTCATTCACGCTTTGAAATGCAATTaagcattttagttttaaaatgaaataaaaaaaggaGCGAAACAATAAATAAACCGCAATTCACGAATGCATGCAACTGTTTATAGTCTGCTGTAATCAATGCTTCATAGACATTGACTGGTACATTTATACTTTATTTAGTGTaatttacactgttccaaatggtaagaaaaaataataatattgtgATCTAAAAGCACCTGTTTGGTACCCGTGGTGTGTTACGGTGTTTGGAGTTGGTTATAACCAATTGATTCATGTGATTATGAGaggtcaggccctattggtcaAGTTCATGCAATGCATACATGTTTTGCATAAAGAGAGTAggggttgagggaatagggaatgatGTTCCTAAACAAACAAGGTATTTTTGGCCATTGGACTCCCccttgagtcatttgtgtgtcttagtTATTTCATCACACACTGCGCTTAAAGCATCAGAgaagctcagtgcatatagttgatttattcaaacacatagggtgtgtctatatatgaaaaaaaatacatgttttaaaatttTGAGCAgactggtcaaaagaacagagcactcttttttattttttttattgttgtggACAAccatgcatacatttttttgatGGGTGGCCCCAGCAGAAATCAAACCCACGATCCTtggtgttgcaagcgccatgctctaccaaccgaGCCCataacaccagtggaggctgctgagggctcataataatggctggaatggagtgaaaccatgtgtttgatgtatttgataccattccacctttTTTGTCTACATCTTTATTGGTTATCTGTGACTACAGGTGATGGAGACCACCTGGGGTTACACAGCCTCCATAGGAGGAAACACAAGAAGCATAAGAAGCACAAGAAGAAGCATCACCGTGACGACGGGCACAGCTCCTACTCCGAGGCCCTGGAGTCATCTTCTGGCATCCTGATCAAGCCCCCCACGCAGCTCCGACTCAAGCCCCCCACGCAGCTCCGACTCAAGCCCCCCACGCAGCTCCGACTCAAGCCCCCCACACAGCTTCGACTCAAGATCAAACTGGGAGGCCAAACGCTGGGGACCAAAAGGTGAGACCTCGCTGGCTTCTATTTTAAGAGTGACACAGAGACTACTGAGCTTAACAAGGGTGAGTTTCTCAGAAAACATAAATATCATGGTTTGCCCATTGCCTACCAATGGTTTTAACATGGTCTTAGTGCTAAAGATATTCTTTATATTTTGGAGAAACTCACCCTGGCCCTGATCAGTTCCTATTGACTTCTGATGCAAAATATAGGTCCAGCGTTCACGTGACCTGAAATTCTAACCCCATTCTCGTTATCTCTCCTTTTTCTTAATGAACCAGTGTGCCAACATTCAGTGTGGTCCCTGGTGTAGCCCGCTCCCCGTCTCCTCTGATGATCGTGGACGATGATGACGACTcggatgatgatgacgatgaggaGCCTTCTGAGGGCGTCCCACTCGAGCAGTACCGGGCCTGGCTTGGTGAGTGCCAAGGTCTGTCTCTTACTctcatcatgtccaatcaatataaAAGTCATTTCCTGTTTAAACTGATTGATTTACTACacacagtgcctttagaaagtgttcataccacttgacttattccacattttgttgtgttacagccggaattcaaaatgtattaaatttaaaaaaatctcactttgtctgtgcttagctgtgcttagctccattccatttattttttttatcctgaaaaactccccagtccttagagattacaagcatatccataacatgatgcaaccactaGTATGCtagaaaatatggagagtggtactcagtaatttgttgtattggatttgcccaaaaaCATAATAttgcattcaggacaaaaagttaattgctttgccacattttttcagtGTTGCTTTttttgcaaacaagatgcatgttttggaatattctttattctgtacaggcttccttcttttcattctgtcaattaggttagtattgtggagtaattacaacattgttgatccagcctcagttttctcctagcacagccattaaactctgtaactgttttaaattaaccattggcctcaaggtgaaatctctgagcggtttccttcctttctGGCAACtcagttaggaaggacacctgtatatttgtattgactgggtgtattgatacaccatccaaagtataatgAATAACTttgccatgctcaaagggatattcaatgtctgcttagatttttttttaatttaccgATCTACCAATGGGTGCCCTTCTTGGCGAGGCAttgtaaaacctccctggtctttgtggttgaatctgtttgaaattcactgctggactgagggaccttacagatagttctatgtgtggggtacagagatgaggtagtcattcaaaaatcatgttaaacacttattgcacacagagtccaataagtccatgcaacttattgtgatacttaagcacatttttacttctgaacttatttaggcttgctttaacaaaggagttgaatacttattgactgaagatatttcagctttatttttaattaatttggaTCGCAGCCATGTCATTCTAATATCTTGACCATGCACTTGTCTGTTTCTTGTCTCTAGATGAGGACAGTAACCTGGACCCGTCTCCTCTGCCAGACATGGACTCTGACTCCCTGGGGGGACTGGGGGGGCCGGTGGACGAGGAGGAGAAGTGGCTGGACGCCCTGGAGAAAGGAGAGCTGGACGACAACGGAGAGCTGAAGAAGGAGGTCGATGAGTCACTGCTCACAGCCAGACAGGTAACAGGGTCCGGACAGGCCTAGTCTAGTCTGACATGTAGAGTTCTGAGTTTTTCCCCACCATGTGATTTAAGGTTACGATATGACCTGAGAAATTGCTAGTGGTTATAAACTTAGAAGGTTACAGAAATGCCCTAACCCTATAGATTTAGGTCTACATCCTACTGTAcctgactgtgtttgtgtgtgtgtgcttctgtctTACAGAAAGCCCTCCTGCATAAGCAACAGAACCAGCCTCTCCTGGAGCTGCCCATGGGCTACAAGGAGAAGGAGATGACCGCTGAGATGATGCAGAAGAGGGAGGAGCGTGCCCGCAAGAGGCGTCTGCAGGCTGCCAAGAAGGCAGAGGAGAACAAGAACCAGACCATTGAGAGGCTCACCAAGACCTCGAAGGCCAAGATCAAGAGCATGAGGGAACGCAAGTCCAAGCAGGCCCAGTGTCCCATGGTCCGCTACTGCGACTCGGCCCAGGGAATGGGGATTTCCTTTCCCAAGGGGGTGCTAGCCCCCACCCCTGCTCCCCCGTGCCCCCCTCCACCGGCACCGGTAGGGTGCGGAGTAAACGGGTGCAGTAATCTGAAGAGGTACTCGTGCTCCAAGACGGGGATCCCGCTCTGTAGTCTGGAGTGCTACAAGAAGAATCTGGTCCTTGTTGTGGAGAGCGCCACTTGAACTTGACCTCTTTGGAAGGTTTTGGCTTGCTGGCCGTACAGACTCTAGGGCTAAATCAAAGGACAAGGTGGATATTTTTTATTTAGCAGATTATAAAaacactttcttttttttcttgatATGTCCAGTAATTGGTCATTTCCTCTGCATTTCTGGTGGCAAACTAATGACATAATGTGTACTTACAAAAGAGATGCATTGATTTGAACAACattcatcagtcagtcagtcaaattTAGCCCTGATAACACGCATCATAATAATGGAGGCTACAGCCACATTAGCCAGTTTGTATTTCATTTCTAGATCCTGTTTGTGGAAGTCCACGTGATGTAGATTGTATAAGAATTTAACAAGGTAACCTTGTTTTGTGAAATTAATCAGCTGAAGTAAATCAGCTTTTTCCTAAAATTACAGTGCTCTGTTGCCTGTTGATCATGAAGGACTTTCATTTGTGTAAATATATCGTTAATGGTTTTGTATTCATTTAGGAAGCTGTAAAG
Encoded proteins:
- the LOC139415990 gene encoding INO80 complex subunit B-like isoform X2, with product MGKRKDMIHPRFLLGDGDHLGLHSLHRRKHKKHKKHKKKHHRDDGHSSYSEALESSSGILIKPPTQLRLKPPTQLRLKPPTQLRLKPPTQLRLKIKLGGQTLGTKSVPTFSVVPGVARSPSPLMIVDDDDDSDDDDDEEPSEGVPLEQYRAWLDEDSNLDPSPLPDMDSDSLGGLGGPVDEEEKWLDALEKGELDDNGELKKEVDESLLTARQKALLHKQQNQPLLELPMGYKEKEMTAEMMQKREERARKRRLQAAKKAEENKNQTIERLTKTSKAKIKSMRERKSKQAQCPMVRYCDSAQGMGISFPKGVLAPTPAPPCPPPPAPVGCGVNGCSNLKRYSCSKTGIPLCSLECYKKNLVLVVESAT
- the LOC139415990 gene encoding INO80 complex subunit B-like isoform X1 → MGKRKDMIHPRFLLGDGDHLGLHSLHRRKHKKHKKHKKKHHRDDGHSSYSEALESSSGILIKPPTQLRLKPPTQLRLKPPTQLRLKPPTQLRLKIKLGGQTLGTKSVPTFSVVPGVARSPSPLMIVDDDDDSDDDDDEEPSEGVPLEQYRAWLGECQDEDSNLDPSPLPDMDSDSLGGLGGPVDEEEKWLDALEKGELDDNGELKKEVDESLLTARQKALLHKQQNQPLLELPMGYKEKEMTAEMMQKREERARKRRLQAAKKAEENKNQTIERLTKTSKAKIKSMRERKSKQAQCPMVRYCDSAQGMGISFPKGVLAPTPAPPCPPPPAPVGCGVNGCSNLKRYSCSKTGIPLCSLECYKKNLVLVVESAT